One Equus caballus isolate H_3958 breed thoroughbred chromosome 8, TB-T2T, whole genome shotgun sequence genomic window, ATGGATACATGAggattcattatactattctatctttacaaatgtttaaaattctccataataaaaagttgtttaaaaattacATGCATTCACACAGAAACTAAAACGGTCCCTTGAGCCCTCTTTCATCATTGCACATGCTTTACTGGACTAAAACATTTTGAGTTCTCCATGCAATGAAAGCAAAATCACCCAGACCCATTAAGCAGAAAGTTTCAAACTTGGTAAGTATTCTTGTCACCATTGCAGCTGATTAAAAGACCTGATGCCTGGAATCTTTCCTTGCAATtttgatttagtaggtctggagtgggatCTGGTTATCTTACTTTCTACACACAACTCCAGTGACATTGATGCATGTTTGCATTTGGAGAGCACAGCTTTAAGGGCTAGATTCTGTGGATTATCACGTGCAAGCTGCCCCTTGTCATTCCTATCCTTGGCTCAGGGTACTTCCTGCTTTAGGACTCAAGCAGCATGATGATGTGGCACTTCATGCACAATCTTCACTACATCAATTCATCATAAGGCATTTCGCCATTTATTCTTTCTGCGAGTCCAGCATAGTGTCTTTTTCTTGGGCGGTTGATTTACAGTAGGGCTGACTGCTATTTTAATTGCTTTAGTTTCAAAACACAAATCTCATGGGGGAGTTTTTTTGCCATATAACCCACTCAACCTACAGATTGTCTGAAGTCTTTCACCAGAAGtgctctcttcctccttcaccagggccagcttcatgggcatgTGACCTGTACAATCACACAGGGCCCCACACTCAGAAGGGCCTCACACTTGGTTTAATCTTCTCttgtcactgtcttgaaattcttaattttatctctgcattgtgttttgtaagtgaagtctgaTGAGACAAAGCATACATATGAGCAGAGGCGATTATGTGCAACATGGGTGTCCACTGTTCTTTACGGCCCCATTCACTTATAGCCTCCGTGATGCCCGTGAGCACAGAATTCCAGTGGATCATGATGTGTGAGAGTTCAGAGAGATTCAACATAAGTGTAAGGTAAGCATGTTATATCAACAACTGAGTAAATGGGGGCACTGAGAGCCCCAAGAGGCCATGCTTTCCATTTGAACCAGACTTGATTAGAATGCAAAAAGAAGGTAATGGCATTCTAAGAAGCATGAATGACCACAGCACCCCAACATGTCCTTTATTACTCATGTTACTTTCCTGTATTAGCCAACAACTTATGCTGAAAATGATgccacagaagaaaaggaaaacataggGCAGCTCATAGTTTTTCTTTCACTCCTTCCTTACTCATCAGTAAGTTGGAAGTGCTGATAAAATGTCTACTTATCAAGAAGTGAAATAACAGTTGAGCTAGTTTTGTACAGTGTTTCCATTGTTCTGGTAAGAATGAGATACACATGCATACAATATGTATACATAAGCTATGAAACGTAAATTATAATTTTGGTGATTCTACATATGAGTTAAATGTTGTTAGTGTTGCATTTAAAACTAGAATTGtacaatataaaaatcaatgataaaattAATGCTTATAatccaaaatttaattttttaaaatttagaacagCATTAAGCAGCAAATAAAAACAACCATAAGTTGTGAGAGAGaccatggaagaaaggaaaaaagtattttagTACCTTTAATGGAACTACTTCCTGATTTCTGAACAAGAGGCCCCACATCTTCATTTTGCAGTGAGTCCTCCATATTAGCTAGTCGGCCTGTTTCTTCACTGCTCTGCTGCTCCTGAGGCAGGTCCAAAGGCTTTCCTTATCAGAACCCCTTTCCTTCTATAGCCCTTTGAAGACTCCCACTGATTTGAAAGGTACCATTGCTCTTGTGGCTCCTCTGCTACTTCAGTACTGGAATAACTAGACCAAGGGGCTCCACAAGTATTAGAGGACGGGTATCTGCCACAGTGGAAGATGGCATGAGTTCTCAATCCCCTTCTAACCTTGACTTGTCTTGTCTTGGAGAAAACAGCCAAATGTTGGAATCTCTTATCTGGTGCTGCTGGTTCTCCTTTTGATTTGATCAGTTCTGGCAGAAAAATACTTCTGGAAGACTAAACTTCAGCTATTATCCTTGACATCTTGGTCCCTCTCTATCCCTTTCTGCCTCTCCATGAACTGTTGAACAGTAGGCAGAGCAGGTGGAAAGTGACTGACTGGTTTCATCAAAACTCTTTACGAAGAGTCCTGTAAAGCAATGCTTgggagtttgtttttgtttttaaataaagtatagcAGAATCacctcttcttaaaaaaaaaacaaaacataattttggcaaatgtgtaaacatcacatcacaaaacaaaaaataagaaactttatAGGAAACTAAGATGAGAAGCTTTACaggaaagtgaagaagaaatgagCAGTGAGAACTGTTTGAGGtgaaagatataaagaacataGAAATGTATCTTCAAGAGTTCTCATGGAACATGATGACCCATAAAATTAAGGTATCAACATTCTCTAACAAAAATTAACTGATCTGAGGAAGAGCAgtgtgaaaatgttctaaatcaGTGTGgcccaatagaactttctatgaTGAGAGAATTGTTCCACTATCTCTGTGCTAATACAGAATCCACTAATTACATGAATACTTGCAATGTGGCTAATGCacctgaggaactgaatttttaacatagtttaaatagtcacatgtggctagtggctaccaacTGAACAGCACAGTTCTAATACCTCATGGGTCAAAACCAGTGGTTTCCTTGGGGGACTTCTCTAAACACTGCTGAGGGGTAGGgggtggaaagagaagaaagctcTTAACAGATCTCTTTAGCCACTTAACATCTTAAATTCTCCACAGCTTCTGGAGGCAGGGGTGGTACAACGTGCTGTGAGGGCCATGAGGGAAGGACTCTTGGGGGACCTGAGTACGCCCTTCAAACTCCTGGCTAATGCCAATGGGAGTAAAAGGCCTAGGATTTTGGTCACTCAGATGGGAAGAGAACCTGACTCTTGGGCACCCAGGGGGCATCTGTGCATGGAAATCATCGCTGTGGGGCTAGTGGAGTTGGAGGTGGGAGTGCTCATTTCCGGACAGGGTTTCCAGAGCCAGAAGAGGATttaggggtggagggaggaccTGAGGGCCCTTTCTGGCTGCCTGCAGGCTGAACAGGCCCTTTCTTTTTGGGGATTAAAGTCTTGTTCTTGCTCTTGAACACTTTGCTGGGATCCAGCTTGTTCACAAAGGAGTCGGCCTCTTCTGTGAGCAGGTTTGTGTTATAGGTGATGGGTTTATACATGCTGAACCATTGCTGTAAGGCACAATTGGGAGAGAAGGTCACAATTCAGAGGAGAAATGCCATTGTTTATGCTCTTTAGTTAAACAGCCAAAGAGTCAAAAGAGCCAAGAGCAAAAACTGCCTTGAAAATCTATTAGCACTTCCTTTACATGAAAGTGATGACACATACATTGCTTTATGAAGTctcataacttttaaaataaatgcagcaTAAGAACTAAGAATCTGAGTaaacttccttccttctgatctAGTGAGCCCTGAGCCTGGGATGCTAGATCCCAAATCATCAGGGGCCAGTGTCTTTCTAATTGTTCTGCACTCAGACCAGCCACTGCCTATCAGGTGGATTTGGCAGAGCCTTTCCCATAGGGAAGGTGCACAACCGAGGCCCATCCAGGCCTCTGCTCAGGGAATCTGCCTGCATTGCTGCCCTCTTCCCTTTCTAGGCAGTTGAGGACAAGGGGCATCACATTTATTGACTTTTCATTGATTATAACCACTCCACAATGTTGACTGGATGTTATTATGCAACATTTGAGGAAAGTGAAGCCCACTAGATGAATATATACATGGAGCTGAGTCCCTAATTTACTGTTGCCTAATCACAAGTTCTTCCAGACACACGTGGTGTTCTCAAACCAGGCAGTATATCAGCATTACCTGACATCTGTATGTTTGGAAATGGTGCCCAGATCTGTCATATAAATGGGGCAcatccatacaaaggaatactcTGCATAATTAAAAAGGACAGCTCTATATGTACTGATAGGGAATGAGATCCAAGATGGAGTGTTAAGTGAAAAGAAGGTGCAGAACAATGTGAATAGTATACTGCACTTGTGATTTAGAAAAAGGACCCCCAAACTGAATGCACATATGCTTTATGTGCAATAGAGTACCTTGGGAGGGGCACACAAGAAACTCAAACAGTGGCTGCCTGTGGGGAAGTACCCTGGGAGGCTGGAGAACAGGAATGAGAGACTTTTACTCTTCCGGTGTGCATGTACTGCCTATCCAAAACCAACAAGCAAAACTGAGCCTCCAATACTATTTAATTAGAAATACAAcacccaggtgattctgagtatcagccaagtttgggaaccacttaACTAGATCAGTATAAAGTGAGGCTGACAACCTACGATGGAATCACCTGCTTTGCTTATCGAAAATGCAGGTTCCTGGACTCCACCCAAAAATTCATAAATCagatggagaagctggaaatctgaAATTCAAGCATTTCCTCAGAAGATTCTGGTAAGTTCCAGTTTGAGATGATAGGTGTTTCTTGCTTACCTTGGCCTGTGGGCTAATGCCATAGCTGGTGAAGGCATACTGCCACTGGGGCAGGCCCAGGTGGGTGATGAGCAGACGGTAATAGGCAGTAAAGGTATCTGTGAGAAAATGCCAGTATAACGCTCTGTCCAGGAACCAGATCTCAGTGTCCTGTGCTAATGCTGAAATAGCAGACAAAGGGAATAAATGAAGGGATGGCTTAACGCTTTGTTCCCTTTATTGACCCTTACTCACGGCAAAAAAATTCCAATAGTAGAGAGGATGTAAAATAtaagttcctttttttcccttcccacctcccagtCCCATTCTCCAGTGGCCACTGTTACTGATTTCTTCGGTATTCTTTTACAAACTCCTGATCAATCAATCAATTGATCTACCTGCTGGGCTCTGGCCATCAGCGCATTCAGGCCATCTAAGCAGCTCTCCTTTGCTATTCGGCATCAgcactctccctcccccagaggTACATATCCTGGTGTCAGCTTTCCTAAGGAAGAGATACTCTGAATGGCTCTGGTTTTCTGAAAGGGTTTCTGTCAGGAATTAGAAGTGCTGTAAGAAACCATGGTGGAGAAGCCCAGACCAACTCCCTCTCCCAGAGTCCTGCCTGTGCTGTTGTGTGACGTCCTGCTGGAGCTGAAGCAGGCGCTGTTGTACCAACTCCTGCTTTAGACTTGCTTCCGACCTTCCCTTCTTACTACTGGAGGCCTCCCCTAGTTTATCTCCTGTCTAATGGCTGTACATCTTCCTAAGTGACCTCCATCCtccagtctcttcctcttccaaaaCTGCTGTGGTCACACACATTTCCAATTCAATCCTGCCATTCTTCTGCTAAACACCCTTGACTCCCCACTGTCTTCCAGGTTATGTCTAAACCCTTTCAAAGCTCTGCATGAAGGGGAACAACTGGCCTAATGGCTTCATTTCCTCCTCATCCACAAGATGAACTACGTGGCCCAATGAATTGGAATTTGTCACTCCCCCAAATCAGTTGCACTTTCCCATGGCATCTTTGCTTGGGTGTCCATTTTAATCCACCAACCACCCTCCTATATTTAATTCCCACCCATAAACCAAGATGTAGCTCAAAGGTTCCTTCACAAAGATGATCTCTCCTTTTCTTAGATGTAAATCTTGGTGTATCTTTTCACCCCTACCAGGCACAGAGCTACTTGAAGGGGGCTGGGCCTTGTCCAGCTCTGTAGTTCCATAGCTCCTAGGCAAAGGCCTGAACTGCTGTTGGTGCACCAGGTGGTGCCTGCTGCTCAAGGAGTCAGAGCCTTTTTCTCTTGATTTCCCATCTGGGGTCTTAGATTGAAGTCTAGTAAGTCAAGTTTTTATTGCTGTGAACTGGCCTATATATAGAAGTACAGAAGAAACATAATGTTTTTCCTGGTTGCTTTTCTAATTCATGAGCCTACTGAGGAGTCTATAAATAGACTAATTAtacttattttagtttttattcacTTATTACTCCAATCTCATTATTTTGCAGTAACTCACAAATGACGATAGCTTAAAAAGAGTAGTAATTGGCCTAGAGGTGGATGCTCAGCGGACCAAAGGGGATCTCTGGGTTTTGGCACCTACGAAAGACCTAATGGTAtctcaggaagccagagaggagtGTGCCTTTTGTGTGATGGCTGGAGAGCAAGGTCAGTCAAGGCCATACCCAAACTATAGGACCATGCTTGTCAACGATTCTTACCTGGTTTCCCTCTTTTGTAGACAAGGCAAACCTTCCCATTCCCATTGCAAGGATCCAGCTCAAATATCACACTGCGAGAATCAAAGTGAGGCTTCTCTGGCTGGTTCTCACTGCCTGTAAACCCAGAAGTTAACGGTAATATTCAAACACACTCAAGTCAAACGTACTTATTTATCCAGCTTTGCTAGAATgaaaaagcaggaggaaaaagcaTTATCTCAGACATATTCTTAACTACGGTGTTCAAATGTGGGCCAAACAAATTCAGTACTCTAAATGCCCTGGATGGTATCCGTGGTCTAGGCCTTCTGTCTGGGTTCCCCCTGACCAAGAGACTGGCACGGAATCTGGGGGAATGTGGCAGGAGGAAACAAACTGAACTTCTTGGGAGTGGGACTACATAAAGGCAGAGTGATCTGAGTGGCATGAGGTGGACAtacgttttttctttttcccagatAACTGCTTTCCCTCCATTTATAACACTTTATGATCTTTTCATTAGAATCCCTTTTCCTCTGtctaaaatgtatatttacaaTATCTAATTATactgttattattaattataattaatgctAAGTCTAGCTCAGAAACACCTACTAAGAAACCAAATATGGAGtaacagaaaaaagataaattcttagaaatgcaaGCATCAGAAACTTTCTCTCCTGCTTATTTCATTACAGCTATGATGCAATAAACATCAGTATTACTGACTGGAGTGGACAGAGTTTACAAACCTAGGAGGGACTGGATAAAACaaagtacataaaaataatatttttggtttatttatacagatacatacatatacataaattttatataaatgcataaatatttaaatttctaattaaaaacgtttttctttttctttttttttttttaacatggtttCCCCTCCCCTGGaggttattatttcattttcttcttgatcTCATGTGGTCTTAGACAGATAggtatacatttaaattttgtcttcaagattgtttattttataaatatggaatATCACACACATAATGTGAATCTTGCTTTCTATGCAATAACACTATGTAGAAAGCCTTCTAAGACATTTGGTGTAActctaattcattctttttaatggctgcctgATAGTCTGTGAGAGTGGATATATCCTAATTTATTCTGCCAGCCCCCTACTGACAGGCATTCACCTGTCATTATTCTGCTATGAATGCTACAATATCCATGTCCTTATGTTCTGCTGCTTTCATTACATGGATAGATTCTCGGCATTTGAATGgatgttgccaaattgcttttcaaaaaggcctttgtttttgaaaggtattttcactggatatagaattctaggttgataattttttttgagtattttaatgCTCTTAAATTATTTCCGAGAAATATGCCATTATCcttatctttgttattttgtatgttttgtttatctttttgaagaaccacctCTTAGTTTTGATGATCCTTTCTATTATTtctctggtctctatttcatttatttccattctgatctctattatttccttctttctgctaactttgggcttaatttgttctttttctagttccctgaggtgtaaagttaggttatttgagatctttctaatttcttaatatacACGTtgattgctataaactttcctctcagaactgcttttgctgcatcccactaTATTTAAGATGTTCTATTTCCATTTTCGTTTGTTGcaagataatttttcatttcccttttgatttcttttttgacccattgaCTGtgtagaagtgtgttgtttagtttctacatatttgtagatcttctcactttcctcttgttcttgatttctagtttcatactattctggtcagaaaagatagttgATATAATTTTGATCTTCTCAAATTTGCTAAGATTTGTTTCATGTCCTATCACATGAtctttcctggagaatgttccatgtgcacttgagaagaacgtgtattctgctgctgttggatgaaacattctgtatatgtctgtttaGTCCATTTGTTCTAACATGTGTTCAATTCTGATgtatccttgttgattttctgtgtggCCAATCTATCCATTACCAATAGTGGGGTACTGAAGacccttactattattgtattgtctatttctcccttaagATATAGTAGTATCTGCTTAATGTATTTTGGTGCTTGGTGTTGGGagcatgtatatttaaaattgttatatcttcttgatgtattgacctctttatcattatataatgaccttgtCTCTTGCTACCCTTTTTGGCTTGACATCTATTAGGTCTGATATAAGTTTGGTCATGCCCACATTCTTTTGGTTTGCATGTGCTTATAACATTGtctttcatcctttcactttgagcttgtgtctttagagctgaaatgaaTATCCTGTAGGCAGCTcatagttgagtcttgtttttttaatccatccagccattctatgccttttgattggtgagttcaatccatttatatttagggaGATTACTGATACATAAGAATttactactgccattttatcttttgcctTCTGGTTATTT contains:
- the TPGS2 gene encoding tubulin polyglutamylase complex subunit 2 isoform X2, giving the protein MEEPPSPLLGCSKPHLEKLTLGITRILESSPGVTEVTILEKAPAERHMISSWEQKNNCVLPEDVKNFYLMTNGFHMTWSVKLDGSENQPEKPHFDSRSVIFELDPCNGNGKVCLVYKRGKPALAQDTEIWFLDRALYWHFLTDTFTAYYRLLITHLGLPQWQYAFTSYGISPQAKQWFSMYKPITYNTNLLTEEADSFVNKLDPSKVFKSKNKTLIPKKKGPVQPAGSQKGPSGPPSTPKSSSGSGNPVRK
- the TPGS2 gene encoding tubulin polyglutamylase complex subunit 2 isoform X1, translating into MEEPPSPLLGCSKPHLEKLTLGITRILESSPGVTEVTILEKAPAERHMISSWEQKNNCVLPEDVKNFYLMTNGFHMTWSVKLDEHVIPLGSMAINSISKLTQLNQSSMYSLPNAPTLADLEDDTQEGSENQPEKPHFDSRSVIFELDPCNGNGKVCLVYKRGKPALAQDTEIWFLDRALYWHFLTDTFTAYYRLLITHLGLPQWQYAFTSYGISPQAKQWFSMYKPITYNTNLLTEEADSFVNKLDPSKVFKSKNKTLIPKKKGPVQPAGSQKGPSGPPSTPKSSSGSGNPVRK